DNA sequence from the Pseudomonadota bacterium genome:
CAGCTGCAGGGGGCGTCGGTTCCCGCATCGGCGCTCGAGACGCTTGTCTTCGCGTCGCGGGTCGATGGATACGTGCCGTCGCTGCTCGACGAGCTGTGCGCGGCGGGCGAGGTCGTGTGGACGGGGCACGGATCCATCGGCGCCGACGACGGCTGGGTGCGGCTCTACCTTGCCGAAGACGCCGATCTGCTGCGCCCGGTCGAAGCGCCGGCGGTGCTGTCGGCCCTGGCGCGGCGGGTGCTTGCGGTGCTCGAGCAGGGCGGGGCCACGTTCTTTCGTCGCATCGTCGATGGGGTGATGCGCGACGGTGGCGAAGGGGCTCTCACCGACGCCGACGTGCTGGCCGCGCTGTGGGAGGCGGTGTGGGCAGGGCGGGTGAGCAACGATACCCTGGGGCCGTTGCGCGCCTATCTCTCGTCCGGGGCCTCGTCGTCTGCGCGCCGGACATCACGCCACGGCCGGCGCGGACCGGCGCTGCCCTCGCGTATGGGCCCGCCCGCGGGCGCGGGGCGCTGGTGGGCCCTCGAGCCACCCCAGGGCGAGGCCACCCGCCGATCGAAGGCCCTGGCCGATCAGCTGCTGGCGCGCCACGGGGTGGTGACCCGGGGCGCGGTGCAGAGCGAAGAGGTGGCGGGCGGCTTCGCAGGCGTCTATGACGTGCTGTCGGCCTTCGAGGCCAGCGGGCGCTGCCGTCGCGGCTACTTCGTCGAGGGGCTGGGGGCGTCGCAGTTCGCGGCCCAGGGCGCGGTTGATCGTCTGCGCGCGGTGGGGGAGGGAGACGGTGCGGCGCTGCTGCTGGCGGCCACCGATCCGGCCAACCCCTACGGCGCCGCCCTGCCTTGGCCCGACGCGGGCGACGAGGGGCATCGGCCGGGCCGCAAAGCAGGGGCGGTGGTCATGCTGCGCGATGGCGCGCTCGTGATGTACCTCGAGCGTGGCGGGCGCACGGCTCTCGTGTTCACCGACGACGTTGACGCCCTGGCCGCGGCGGCCAGCGGGCTGGCACAGGCGGGGAGAGACGGACGCGTGGGGCGCATTGTCATCGAGCGCGTGCGGGGCGAGTCGATCTTCGGAACGCCGCTGGGTGCCGCGCTGCGGGCCGCGGGGCTGCGAGAGACCCACCGCGGGCTGCAGCTGGGAGGCGGTGCGGGGGGTGTGTAGGCGGCGATGGACGTGCGATGCAGCGACCCATAGCGGTTTCTTCCACGCAGTGACAGAGGGATGTCAGAGGCTGGCCGTTCGCCTCTCTGGCGCAATTGCCGCTGTGCGAGGAGGAGGTGCCGATGCCTGAGGGCGATACGGTGTTCCAGGTGGCGCACACCCTC
Encoded proteins:
- a CDS encoding DEAD/DEAH box helicase, with translation QLQGASVPASALETLVFASRVDGYVPSLLDELCAAGEVVWTGHGSIGADDGWVRLYLAEDADLLRPVEAPAVLSALARRVLAVLEQGGATFFRRIVDGVMRDGGEGALTDADVLAALWEAVWAGRVSNDTLGPLRAYLSSGASSSARRTSRHGRRGPALPSRMGPPAGAGRWWALEPPQGEATRRSKALADQLLARHGVVTRGAVQSEEVAGGFAGVYDVLSAFEASGRCRRGYFVEGLGASQFAAQGAVDRLRAVGEGDGAALLLAATDPANPYGAALPWPDAGDEGHRPGRKAGAVVMLRDGALVMYLERGGRTALVFTDDVDALAAAASGLAQAGRDGRVGRIVIERVRGESIFGTPLGAALRAAGLRETHRGLQLGGGAGGV